The Lycium barbarum isolate Lr01 chromosome 9, ASM1917538v2, whole genome shotgun sequence genome has a segment encoding these proteins:
- the LOC132609159 gene encoding uncharacterized protein LOC132609159: protein MSLDCQDRYFSNLRTKKLFLERGMLTDGVAERIPRFYNRLRAIHWDCFVAPPCQANEQCVLDFYGNLNKVNFDDPVINIRGKMVRFGAQEINVVYNLSNHPTEPMANKVVCGNGCWLVDTLCGEGAKMPWLGKKMGITNHEFNAEARAWQHILVRRVYPSSNTSTCTYARALIIACIMDGMEVNVGNHMIRELKEYVHRGGSILMLSPLITKFCRIAGVDKDPDDNIVNPNPSFDLCRIKGEGGAIPRKKRKVRVSTSRGSPLYPEGPFGEISTQIKDVYDAVTQNPIRSTSVRPSKLAGDKWKKFFDDQKA, encoded by the coding sequence ATGTCATTGGATTGCCAAGATCGCTACTTTTCCAACTTGCGGACTAAGAAATTATTTCTCGAGAGAGGGATGCTCACAGACGGGGTTGCGGAGCGTATTCCGAGATTCTATAATCGCCTAAGGGCCATCCATTGGGACTGCTTTGTTGCTCCACCGTGCCAGGCCAATGAACAATGTGTTCTCGATTTCTATGGGAACTTGAATAAAGTGAACTTTGATGATCCGGTAATCAATATAAGAGGGAAAATGGTAAGGTTCGGGGCCCAAGAGATCAATGTTGTTTACAACTTGTCCAACCATCCTACCGAGCCGATGGCTAATAAGGTTGTTTGTGGAAATGGGTGTTGGTTAGTGGACACTCTATGCGGTGAGGGTGCAAAGATGCCGTGGCTAGGTAAGAAGATGGGGATTACCAATCATGAGTTCAATGCTGAGGCCAGGGCGTGGCAACATATTCTTGTAAGGCGGGTTTATCCATCCTCTAACACCTCTACTTGCACGTATGCTCGTGCTTTAATCATTGCTTGTATCATGGATGGGATGGAGGTGAATGTGGGTAATCATATGATCCGTGAGTTGAAGGAGTATGTGCACCGGGGTGGCTCGATTCTGATGCTTTCGCCCTTGATTACTAAGTTCTGCAGGATTGCTGGGGTTGATAAGGATCCTGATGATAACATAGTAAATCCTAATCCTTCATTTGATCTGTGCAGGATTAAGGGTGAGGGTGGTGCGATTCCTAGAAAGAAAAGGAAGGTACGGGTGAGCACTAGTCGTGGTTCTCCTCTTTATCCGGAGGGACCATTTGGAGAAATCAGCACCCAGATCAAAGATGTGTATGATGCGGTGACTCAGAATCCCATAAGGTCCACTAGTGTCAGACCCAGTAAGCTTGCAGGTGATAAATGGAAAAAGTTCTTTGATGACCAGAAGGCTTAA